A single genomic interval of Chryseobacterium paludis harbors:
- a CDS encoding ACT domain-containing protein, with translation MKNANEIKFLKNRSIIKFEGEDFLGEIGIDGRIFKALTLARISVGVISQQAIENGLSILVHEDDSEKAVNCLIDEFESERKSGKVSQIYSINNVSVLGFVAEDLNKVLAELARNNVFPLLLNQIASEKRVNIVVTSSQDEKTKNIIESEISKKPKTVHLAIIGHGNVGKTLIDQVLQSSEEIKRRKKIDLKVVAVANSRKIAFNKKGFDSNWNDEVLIAESPSNVDELINFSRENQLENLIVVDNTASKDFVKNYHALAENGFDLVSSNKIFNTLPIEEYRKLRYTLNKNNRRYLYETNVGAGLPLIDTIKLLHLSGENITRIKGVFSGSLSYIFNNFSIRNDKFSTVIGEAMEKGFTEPDPREDLSGNDVARKLLILARELDLINEFSDINIQNLIPQDLLSIGKNEFISRLEELDTEYQNIKDGQASDHVLRYVGDLHGDLQKEKGQLDVKLISVPATSALGQLKGSDSIFEIYTESYGENPIVIMGAGAGAQVTARGVFGDILRVSETK, from the coding sequence ATGAAAAATGCTAACGAAATAAAATTTTTAAAAAATAGATCAATTATCAAATTTGAGGGTGAAGATTTCCTGGGAGAAATCGGTATTGATGGAAGAATTTTTAAAGCACTTACTTTAGCACGGATTAGTGTTGGAGTAATTTCACAACAGGCTATTGAAAACGGATTATCAATTCTGGTTCACGAAGATGATTCTGAAAAGGCTGTAAATTGTCTCATTGATGAATTTGAATCAGAAAGAAAATCCGGGAAAGTTTCTCAGATCTACAGTATTAACAATGTTTCTGTCTTAGGTTTTGTAGCTGAAGACCTTAATAAAGTACTTGCAGAGTTGGCTAGAAATAATGTATTCCCATTACTTCTCAATCAAATAGCAAGCGAAAAAAGAGTAAATATCGTAGTAACCTCTTCACAAGACGAAAAAACTAAAAATATCATCGAATCTGAAATATCAAAAAAACCTAAAACAGTTCATCTGGCAATAATAGGACATGGAAATGTTGGAAAAACTCTGATTGATCAGGTTTTACAATCTTCAGAAGAAATCAAAAGACGAAAAAAAATTGACCTTAAAGTAGTAGCAGTTGCGAACTCAAGGAAAATAGCATTCAATAAAAAAGGTTTCGACAGTAACTGGAATGATGAGGTTTTAATAGCGGAAAGCCCTTCAAATGTTGATGAGCTAATTAATTTTTCAAGAGAAAATCAATTGGAAAATTTAATAGTAGTTGATAATACGGCAAGTAAGGACTTTGTTAAAAACTATCATGCCTTGGCAGAAAATGGATTTGATCTGGTTTCTTCGAATAAAATATTCAATACACTACCTATTGAAGAATATCGTAAACTAAGATATACGTTGAATAAAAACAACAGACGTTATCTTTATGAAACTAATGTAGGAGCTGGTTTACCTTTGATTGATACGATAAAATTATTACACCTTTCAGGGGAAAATATTACAAGAATAAAAGGGGTATTCTCCGGTTCTTTAAGTTATATTTTCAATAATTTCTCTATTAGAAATGATAAGTTTTCAACAGTTATAGGGGAGGCAATGGAAAAAGGTTTTACTGAACCAGATCCTCGTGAAGATCTTTCTGGAAATGATGTAGCAAGAAAACTTTTGATTTTAGCCAGAGAACTTGATCTTATTAATGAATTCAGTGATATAAATATTCAGAACCTAATCCCTCAAGACCTTCTCTCGATCGGGAAAAACGAATTCATCTCCAGACTGGAAGAATTGGATACTGAATATCAGAATATCAAAGATGGTCAGGCTTCGGATCATGTATTACGTTACGTAGGTGACTTACATGGTGATTTACAAAAGGAAAAGGGGCAGCTTGATGTGAAATTGATTTCTGTTCCTGCTACCTCGGCTTTAGGCCAGCTAAAAGGTTCAGATTCCATTTTTGAGATCTACACGGAAAGTTATGGTGAGAATCCGATTGTGATTATGGGTGCAGGAGCAGGAGCGCAAGTAACTGCAAGAGGGGTTTTCGGAGATATTTTAAGAGTAAGCGAAACTAAATAA
- a CDS encoding O-succinylhomoserine sulfhydrylase codes for MENFETFAIRTQTERTQFDEHSTPLYLTSSFIFQDAEDMRASFAEEKPKNLYSRFSNPNVTEFTDKIVKMEGAEAGYAFATGMAAIYSTFATLLDAGDHIVSCQSVFGSTHTLFTKYFPKWNIETTYFKAEDAEDVEKLIKPNTKILYLETPTNPAIEILDLDFFGKIAKKHNLIFIVDNCFATPYLQQPIKYGADVVVHSATKLIDGQGRVLGGVAVGREDLIREIYLFARNTGPAMSPFNAWVLSKSLETLAIRVEKHCENALKVAEFLENHPNVELVKYPFLPSHPSYEVAKKQMKLGGNIVAFEIKGGIEGGRKFLDKIKMCSLSANLGDTRTIVTHPASTTHSKLTDEERNEVGITAGLVRCSVGLENVEDVIADLQQALD; via the coding sequence ATGGAAAATTTTGAAACATTTGCAATAAGAACTCAGACAGAAAGAACTCAGTTTGATGAACATTCGACGCCTTTATATCTTACATCAAGTTTTATTTTTCAGGATGCTGAAGATATGAGAGCGAGTTTTGCAGAAGAAAAACCAAAAAACTTATACAGCAGATTCTCCAATCCGAACGTTACGGAATTCACAGATAAGATAGTAAAAATGGAAGGTGCAGAAGCGGGATATGCTTTTGCAACAGGTATGGCGGCCATTTATTCGACTTTTGCAACATTGTTGGATGCGGGAGATCATATCGTAAGTTGTCAATCTGTTTTCGGATCTACACATACTTTATTTACAAAGTATTTTCCGAAATGGAATATTGAAACAACCTATTTCAAAGCAGAAGATGCAGAAGATGTTGAAAAATTAATTAAGCCTAATACAAAGATTTTATATCTGGAGACTCCAACAAATCCAGCCATTGAAATTTTAGATTTAGATTTTTTTGGAAAGATTGCTAAAAAACATAATCTTATCTTTATTGTAGATAATTGTTTTGCAACACCTTACCTTCAGCAACCTATCAAGTATGGTGCTGATGTTGTCGTTCATTCGGCGACAAAATTAATTGATGGACAGGGACGTGTTTTAGGAGGAGTAGCAGTAGGAAGAGAAGACCTGATAAGAGAGATCTATCTTTTTGCAAGAAATACAGGACCTGCAATGTCTCCTTTTAATGCGTGGGTTTTATCTAAAAGTTTGGAAACATTGGCGATCCGAGTAGAAAAGCATTGTGAAAATGCTCTGAAAGTTGCTGAGTTTTTGGAAAACCATCCAAATGTGGAATTGGTGAAATACCCGTTTTTACCTTCTCATCCGAGTTATGAAGTGGCAAAAAAACAAATGAAGTTAGGAGGTAATATTGTTGCTTTTGAAATAAAAGGAGGAATAGAGGGTGGTAGAAAGTTTTTAGATAAAATAAAAATGTGTTCACTTTCCGCAAACCTTGGAGATACAAGAACAATTGTTACGCATCCGGCCTCTACGACTCATTCGAAGTTAACGGATGAAGAGAGAAATGAAGTCGGAATTACAGCAGGTCTCGTTCGTTGTTCAGTAGGGTTGGAAAATGTAGAAGATGTGATTGCGGATCTACAACAGGCCTTAGATTAA
- a CDS encoding homocysteine S-methyltransferase family protein, translating to MRNSEQLYKALSQRILILDGAMGTMLQRYKFEEEDYRGERFKDYPHLVKGNNDLLSLTQPYAIEEVHKKYLEAGADIIETNTFSGTTIAMADYHMEDLVYELNYESAKIARRACDEFTAINPDKPRFVAGSIGPTNRTASLSPDVNDPGYRAITFDELRIAYKQQSEALLDGGSDILLVETIFDTLNAKAALFAIDEIQDERGIKIPIMVSGTITDASGRTLSGQTAEAFLISVSHLNLLSVGFNCALGANQLTPYLETLAHNSDFYVSAYPNAGLPNAFGKYDETPEFMAEQIREYVEKGLINIIGGCCGTTPEHIKAIADLVNKYEPRKVNKYNNVSI from the coding sequence ATGAGAAACTCAGAACAATTATATAAAGCGCTTTCACAAAGAATTTTAATTCTTGATGGAGCTATGGGGACAATGCTTCAACGATATAAGTTTGAAGAAGAGGATTATCGTGGCGAACGATTCAAAGATTATCCGCATTTAGTAAAAGGAAATAATGATCTACTTTCTCTTACACAGCCATATGCTATAGAAGAGGTTCATAAAAAATACCTGGAGGCCGGAGCAGATATCATCGAAACCAATACATTTTCAGGAACGACGATTGCAATGGCAGATTATCATATGGAAGATTTGGTATATGAACTAAATTATGAGTCCGCAAAGATTGCAAGAAGAGCGTGTGATGAATTCACAGCAATTAATCCTGATAAACCCAGATTTGTTGCAGGATCAATTGGACCAACCAACAGAACGGCTAGCTTAAGCCCCGATGTTAATGATCCCGGATACCGAGCCATTACATTTGATGAGTTGAGAATTGCCTATAAGCAACAATCTGAGGCTCTATTAGATGGTGGATCTGATATTTTATTGGTGGAAACTATTTTCGATACACTCAATGCAAAGGCGGCTTTATTTGCGATTGATGAAATCCAGGACGAACGAGGGATAAAAATTCCAATTATGGTGTCTGGAACTATTACAGATGCCTCAGGAAGAACGTTGAGCGGACAGACCGCAGAAGCCTTTTTAATTTCTGTGTCGCACTTAAATCTACTAAGTGTCGGTTTCAATTGTGCACTGGGAGCTAACCAATTGACACCTTATTTGGAAACCCTGGCTCATAATTCAGATTTTTATGTTTCAGCCTACCCTAATGCAGGTTTGCCTAATGCTTTCGGTAAATATGATGAGACTCCTGAATTTATGGCAGAACAGATAAGAGAATATGTAGAAAAAGGATTGATCAATATTATTGGTGGATGTTGTGGGACAACACCTGAACATATCAAGGCTATTGCAGATTTGGTTAATAAATATGAACCACGAAAGGTTAATAAATATAACAATGTATCTATCTAA
- the metH gene encoding methionine synthase: MKYLRLSGLEPLIITPESNFINVGERTNVAGSKKFLRLIKEEKFSEALDIARHQVEGGAQILDVNFDDGLIDGKASMIKFLNLIGSEPDIARIPIMVDSSKWEILEAGLQVVQGKCVVNSISLKGGEEEFVKQAKAIKRYGAAVIVMAFDEDGQADTLDRRIEISKRSYDILVNRIGFPAEDIIFDLNIFPVATGMDEHRRNALDFIDATRWVRQNLPYASVSGGVSNVSFSFRGNDTVREAMHSVFLYHAIQAGMNMGIVNPAMLEVYDEINKELLGLVEDVILDKREDATERLLDYSERNKSVKKEKVEELEWRTRPLQDRITHSLVKGIDRFIEEDVEEARKAAAKPLHVIEINLMTGMGVVGDLFGSGKMFLPQVVKSARVMKKAVAYLQPYIEAEKDGSRPANGKILMATVKGDVHDIGKNIVSVVLGCNNYEIVDLGVMVPAEKIIQTAIEQKVDVIGLSGLITPSLDEMVYIASELERQNLNFPLLIGGATTSKAHTAVKIDLKYKNAVVHVNDASRAVNVVSSLLGDRNKEYVHDLKDEYSDFREKFLNRQVDKDYVSIQDARKNHFKIDWENEDIFIPNNVGIQIFQDQDLNELVPFIDWSPFFRSWDLHGKYPNIFEDEVVGAQAKELFKDAQVILKKILDEKLLTAKAIFGVFKANANETDDIIIFDENDQEQVKFLTLRQQLQKSKGKEYLALSDFIAPKSSGKTDYMGAFCVTTGFGTDELSSEYEKANDDYNAIMVKALADRFAEAYAEFLHKKVRTEYWGYANQEELSNEDLIAEKYKGVRPAPGYPACPDHLEKKTIWDLLKVEENIGVYLTESLAMFPTASVSGYYFGSPHAKYFGLGKITEDQIKDYAARRGCSIQEAKKWLSPNLAD, encoded by the coding sequence ATGAAATATTTAAGATTGTCGGGCCTCGAGCCTCTTATCATAACACCGGAAAGTAATTTCATCAACGTTGGTGAAAGAACTAATGTTGCGGGTTCTAAAAAATTCTTAAGATTAATTAAAGAAGAGAAATTCTCTGAAGCATTAGATATTGCCCGCCACCAGGTGGAAGGGGGTGCACAGATTCTTGATGTTAATTTTGATGATGGATTAATTGATGGAAAAGCTTCCATGATCAAATTTCTTAACCTTATAGGCTCAGAGCCTGATATTGCAAGAATCCCAATTATGGTGGATTCTTCCAAATGGGAGATCTTAGAAGCAGGGCTACAGGTTGTGCAGGGGAAATGTGTAGTTAATTCTATTAGCTTAAAAGGGGGAGAAGAAGAGTTTGTTAAACAGGCTAAAGCAATTAAAAGATATGGAGCTGCTGTTATTGTCATGGCCTTTGATGAAGATGGACAGGCGGATACTTTAGATCGTAGGATAGAGATTTCAAAACGGTCTTATGATATTCTGGTTAATCGGATCGGCTTTCCCGCTGAAGATATTATTTTTGATTTAAATATTTTCCCTGTGGCAACAGGAATGGATGAGCACAGAAGAAATGCGCTGGACTTTATTGATGCCACAAGATGGGTAAGACAGAATCTTCCTTATGCTTCTGTAAGCGGTGGGGTAAGTAATGTTTCATTCTCTTTCCGTGGAAATGATACGGTGAGAGAAGCTATGCATTCTGTTTTCTTATACCACGCTATTCAGGCAGGAATGAATATGGGAATTGTAAACCCTGCAATGCTTGAGGTCTATGATGAGATCAACAAAGAGCTGTTGGGATTAGTAGAAGATGTTATTCTTGATAAAAGAGAAGATGCAACAGAAAGGCTTCTTGATTATTCAGAAAGAAATAAATCGGTCAAAAAAGAAAAAGTTGAGGAGTTAGAGTGGAGAACAAGGCCGTTACAAGATAGGATTACCCATTCTTTAGTAAAAGGAATTGACCGTTTTATTGAGGAAGATGTAGAGGAAGCCAGGAAAGCGGCAGCAAAGCCATTACATGTTATTGAAATCAATCTGATGACAGGAATGGGAGTGGTAGGAGATCTGTTTGGAAGTGGAAAAATGTTCTTGCCTCAGGTGGTGAAATCTGCGCGGGTAATGAAAAAAGCAGTTGCTTATTTACAGCCTTATATTGAAGCAGAAAAAGACGGGTCGAGACCTGCGAATGGTAAAATATTAATGGCTACCGTTAAAGGCGATGTTCATGATATCGGAAAAAATATTGTAAGTGTTGTTTTAGGCTGTAATAATTATGAAATTGTAGATCTGGGAGTGATGGTTCCTGCCGAAAAGATTATTCAGACTGCCATCGAACAAAAAGTGGATGTAATTGGATTAAGTGGATTGATTACGCCGAGCTTGGATGAAATGGTATATATCGCTTCAGAATTGGAAAGACAGAATCTTAACTTTCCTTTGTTGATCGGAGGAGCAACGACTTCCAAGGCACATACGGCTGTAAAAATTGATTTAAAATATAAAAATGCTGTAGTCCATGTTAATGATGCTTCCAGAGCAGTGAATGTTGTAAGTTCTTTATTAGGAGATCGAAATAAAGAATACGTTCATGATCTAAAAGATGAATACTCAGACTTCCGTGAAAAATTCCTAAACAGACAGGTTGATAAAGACTATGTATCGATACAGGATGCCCGAAAAAATCATTTTAAAATAGATTGGGAAAACGAGGATATTTTTATACCCAATAATGTGGGAATACAAATTTTCCAGGATCAGGATCTCAATGAATTGGTCCCATTTATCGATTGGTCGCCTTTCTTCAGAAGCTGGGATCTGCATGGTAAGTATCCTAATATTTTTGAGGATGAGGTTGTTGGGGCTCAAGCTAAAGAATTATTCAAAGATGCTCAGGTTATTTTGAAAAAAATTCTTGATGAAAAACTCCTGACGGCAAAGGCCATATTCGGCGTTTTTAAAGCTAATGCTAACGAAACGGATGATATTATAATTTTTGATGAAAACGATCAGGAACAGGTTAAGTTTTTAACCTTAAGACAACAACTTCAAAAATCAAAAGGAAAAGAATATCTGGCATTAAGCGATTTTATTGCTCCTAAAAGTTCTGGAAAAACTGATTATATGGGAGCTTTCTGTGTTACTACAGGTTTTGGAACAGATGAATTATCATCGGAATATGAAAAAGCTAATGACGATTATAATGCAATTATGGTAAAAGCTCTTGCAGACCGATTTGCTGAGGCTTATGCCGAATTCTTACACAAAAAGGTAAGAACCGAATATTGGGGATATGCTAATCAGGAAGAATTAAGTAATGAAGATTTAATTGCTGAAAAATATAAGGGAGTTCGTCCTGCTCCGGGATATCCTGCATGCCCAGATCATTTAGAAAAGAAAACAATTTGGGATCTTCTAAAAGTAGAAGAAAATATAGGCGTATACCTTACCGAAAGTTTGGCAATGTTTCCAACGGCTTCCGTTTCAGGATATTATTTTGGAAGCCCACATGCAAAATATTTTGGGTTAGGAAAAATCACAGAAGATCAAATAAAAGATTATGCTGCAAGAAGAGGTTGTAGCATTCAGGAAGCCAAAAAATGGCTGTCACCTAATTTAGCAGATTAA
- the metF gene encoding methylenetetrahydrofolate reductase [NAD(P)H] — protein MKITEHIKNANGKALFSLEVVPPQKGIGIEDLYTNIDPLMEFKPPFIDVTTSREEYIYLDKGNGLVERKITRMRPGTLGICSAIQHKYNVDTVPHLLCGGFTKEETEYLLVDCMYLGIDNIMALRGDAMKGHQYFEATPGGHESAMDLVHQINDLGRGKYLHNEDQICDELNKFCIGVAGYPEKHIEAPSMNYDLKWLKQKVDAGADYIVTQMFFDNKKFIEFVQKAREMGITIPIIPGIKPIATKRHLKLLPQVFKIDLPEELINEVESAKNNEAVKQIGIEWAINQCRELLDFGVPVLHFYSMGKSDNIKKIAGELF, from the coding sequence ATGAAGATTACAGAACACATAAAAAATGCAAATGGAAAGGCTTTATTTTCTTTAGAAGTTGTTCCGCCGCAAAAAGGGATTGGTATTGAAGACCTCTATACCAATATAGATCCATTGATGGAATTTAAACCGCCTTTTATTGACGTAACGACTTCGCGGGAAGAATATATTTACCTTGATAAGGGAAATGGACTGGTTGAACGGAAAATAACAAGAATGCGTCCTGGAACTTTGGGTATATGTTCTGCAATCCAGCATAAATATAATGTAGATACCGTACCGCACTTACTTTGTGGAGGATTTACCAAAGAAGAAACAGAATATCTTTTGGTAGACTGTATGTATTTGGGGATTGATAATATTATGGCACTTCGTGGGGATGCAATGAAGGGGCATCAGTATTTTGAAGCAACACCTGGTGGACATGAGAGTGCTATGGATCTTGTACATCAGATCAATGATCTTGGTCGGGGAAAGTATCTTCATAATGAAGACCAGATATGTGATGAACTTAATAAATTTTGTATTGGAGTGGCCGGTTATCCCGAAAAACATATTGAAGCCCCTTCAATGAATTACGATTTGAAATGGTTAAAGCAAAAAGTAGACGCAGGAGCTGACTATATCGTAACTCAGATGTTTTTTGATAATAAAAAATTCATCGAGTTTGTTCAAAAAGCCAGGGAGATGGGAATTACCATTCCTATTATTCCAGGGATTAAACCTATTGCGACAAAAAGACATTTAAAATTACTGCCACAGGTTTTTAAAATCGATTTACCCGAAGAACTTATTAACGAAGTTGAAAGTGCTAAGAACAATGAAGCTGTAAAGCAAATTGGTATAGAGTGGGCTATCAACCAGTGCAGAGAGCTTCTGGATTTTGGAGTGCCGGTTTTACACTTCTATTCTATGGGTAAAAGTGATAATATAAAGAAAATTGCGGGGGAATTATTTTAA
- the folE gene encoding GTP cyclohydrolase I FolE — protein sequence MVDFTDNDDDIFTGKEHTPIREDAFDKSPQEKIEKITQLFGEIMETLGMDMTDDSLKDSPRRVAKMYVNEIFGGLLPENKPGISKFSNKYKYRQMLVEKDITVYSFCEHHFLPIIGKAHVAYISNGDVIGLSKINRIVDYYAKRPQVQERLTMQIVNALKEALGTKDVACIIDAKHLCVNCRGIKDTASSTITAELSGIFRTNPITRQEFLHYVGSHTTLD from the coding sequence ATGGTTGATTTTACTGATAACGACGATGATATTTTCACAGGAAAAGAACATACGCCTATAAGGGAAGATGCTTTTGATAAATCGCCACAGGAAAAAATAGAAAAGATTACTCAGCTTTTTGGGGAAATCATGGAGACATTGGGAATGGATATGACAGATGACTCCTTAAAAGACTCCCCAAGGCGTGTTGCGAAAATGTATGTAAATGAAATTTTTGGGGGACTGCTGCCAGAAAATAAGCCAGGCATTTCTAAATTTTCCAATAAGTATAAATACCGACAAATGTTGGTGGAAAAAGATATTACAGTATATTCATTTTGTGAGCATCACTTTTTGCCAATTATTGGGAAAGCGCATGTTGCCTACATTTCAAATGGTGATGTAATTGGTCTTTCGAAAATTAACAGAATTGTGGATTATTATGCAAAGAGGCCTCAGGTTCAGGAAAGGCTTACCATGCAGATCGTAAATGCTCTTAAGGAAGCTCTTGGAACAAAAGATGTAGCGTGTATCATAGATGCAAAACATCTTTGTGTAAACTGCCGCGGAATTAAAGATACAGCGAGTTCTACTATTACTGCAGAATTGAGTGGAATCTTCAGAACGAATCCTATTACAAGACAGGAATTCCTGCATTATGTAGGAAGTCATACAACTTTGGATTAA
- the cysS gene encoding cysteine--tRNA ligase, translated as MQLKIYNSLTAEKEIFKPILEGNIGMYVCGPTVYSNVHLGNVRTFLSFDFIYRTLTHLGYKVRYVRNITDAGHLTDDGNVDNDRFVKQTRLEKLEPMEIVQKYTVDFHKVLDMFNLLPPNIEPTATGHIVEQIELTQKLIERGFAYESNGSVYFDVLEYNRRGLNYGELSKRNIEELFANTRDLDGQGEKKNSPDFALWKKASPAHIMRWNSPWGEGFPGWHLECTAMSTKYLGEKFDIHGGGMDLKFPHHECEIAQGKACNDIAPVNYWMHANMLTMNGQRMSKSTGNYILPMQLVTGENDFFEKPFHPSIVRFCFLQAHYRSVLDISNDAMIASEKGFIRLMEAVKVLNSITPNDEKESGFNLKEWKTKSYDALTDDFNSPILIAHLFEAVKFIFALNDDKETISTNDLEDLKSTLNAFIFDVLGLQAIEENNNEKLDQTLQVLIELRNQARKSKNFDLSDQIRDKLLAEGIELKDGRDGTTYVLN; from the coding sequence ATGCAATTAAAAATATATAATTCGCTAACCGCAGAAAAAGAGATATTTAAACCCATTTTAGAAGGAAATATTGGAATGTATGTTTGTGGACCTACGGTTTACAGTAATGTACATTTGGGGAATGTAAGAACTTTCCTTTCCTTCGACTTTATTTATCGTACTTTAACTCATCTTGGATATAAAGTACGATATGTAAGAAATATTACAGATGCAGGGCACCTTACAGATGATGGAAATGTAGATAATGATAGATTCGTAAAACAGACCCGACTTGAAAAATTAGAACCTATGGAAATCGTACAGAAATATACAGTTGATTTTCATAAAGTTTTAGACATGTTCAATTTACTGCCTCCTAATATTGAGCCTACGGCAACAGGACATATTGTTGAGCAAATTGAATTGACTCAAAAATTAATTGAAAGAGGTTTTGCTTACGAAAGCAATGGTTCTGTATATTTTGATGTTCTTGAGTACAATAGGAGAGGGTTGAATTACGGGGAACTTTCAAAACGTAATATTGAGGAACTTTTTGCTAATACCCGTGATCTTGACGGACAGGGGGAAAAGAAAAACTCACCGGATTTTGCCTTATGGAAAAAAGCCTCTCCAGCCCACATCATGAGATGGAATTCGCCTTGGGGTGAAGGTTTCCCTGGATGGCATCTGGAATGTACAGCAATGAGTACTAAATATTTAGGTGAAAAGTTTGATATTCATGGTGGTGGAATGGATCTGAAATTTCCGCACCACGAATGTGAGATCGCGCAAGGGAAAGCTTGCAATGATATTGCTCCGGTAAATTACTGGATGCATGCTAATATGCTGACAATGAACGGTCAACGTATGAGCAAATCTACTGGAAATTATATTTTACCAATGCAATTGGTAACTGGAGAAAATGATTTCTTTGAAAAACCTTTCCATCCGTCAATTGTGCGTTTTTGCTTCTTACAGGCTCATTACAGAAGTGTTCTGGATATTTCCAATGATGCAATGATTGCGAGTGAAAAGGGATTCATTAGATTAATGGAGGCTGTAAAAGTATTGAATTCCATTACTCCAAACGATGAAAAAGAATCAGGCTTTAATCTTAAAGAATGGAAGACGAAATCCTACGATGCATTAACGGATGATTTTAATTCACCAATACTGATAGCGCATTTATTTGAAGCTGTGAAGTTTATTTTTGCTTTAAATGATGACAAAGAAACGATTTCAACAAATGACCTTGAAGATTTAAAATCTACTTTAAATGCTTTTATTTTTGATGTCTTAGGTTTACAGGCTATTGAAGAAAATAATAATGAAAAGCTGGATCAGACTTTACAGGTTCTCATCGAGCTAAGAAATCAAGCCAGAAAGTCTAAGAATTTTGATCTTTCCGATCAGATCAGAGATAAGTTGCTTGCAGAAGGTATTGAACTAAAAGACGGAAGAGACGGTACAACTTACGTTCTGAATTAA
- a CDS encoding T9SS type A sorting domain-containing protein — protein MKKHLFPLILLLLGTQASAQQDFFALTGKDTPSIIFNDFRAIDIANGVSGETVFTSDSSAKVFSQSRNSSVTENRNSYDNAQSMTMAALAYDSSGNNLIYMPMFSSNVYVLNAKTKGITLIENNITKVTACDINSHITRMATGYDGNIYAMNNAGTQFLQISKKNNQYSVTDLGIVKDDISNGKNSFTTIETGFGGDMIADAENNFYVFSTSGNVFKVLKNELKAKFIGKITGLPENYSVNGSAVNSKGKVVVASAKGAPLYEVDLQTLEARQLSGNLNLHIYDLASKYFANDRSAIAITSNHLDIYPTKVDERFITVDANDKNIKGNLKIDIYDMSGKSVLKHNLSAKGGTVNQKIDLGNLVSGAYIVNITEDSGKILLNKKILVTK, from the coding sequence ATGAAAAAACATTTATTCCCTCTAATCTTGCTGTTATTAGGAACTCAGGCTTCTGCGCAGCAAGATTTTTTTGCGCTTACCGGAAAAGATACTCCGAGTATTATTTTTAATGATTTCCGAGCGATTGATATTGCTAACGGTGTTTCTGGTGAAACAGTCTTTACATCTGATTCTTCCGCAAAAGTCTTTTCACAATCGAGAAATAGTTCTGTTACGGAAAATAGAAATTCCTATGACAATGCTCAGTCAATGACTATGGCAGCACTTGCATATGATTCATCTGGAAATAATTTGATTTATATGCCCATGTTTTCATCAAACGTTTATGTTTTAAATGCTAAAACGAAAGGAATTACTTTGATAGAGAATAACATAACTAAGGTAACAGCTTGTGATATCAATTCTCATATAACAAGAATGGCAACAGGGTATGATGGAAATATCTATGCAATGAATAACGCGGGAACCCAATTTTTACAAATCAGTAAAAAGAACAATCAATATTCAGTTACCGATCTGGGTATTGTTAAAGATGATATTTCCAATGGAAAGAATTCATTTACAACAATCGAAACTGGTTTTGGTGGCGATATGATTGCAGATGCAGAAAATAACTTCTATGTTTTTTCAACTTCAGGAAATGTTTTTAAAGTTTTAAAAAACGAGCTGAAGGCAAAATTTATAGGTAAAATTACCGGTCTTCCGGAAAATTATTCAGTGAATGGTTCTGCCGTGAATTCAAAAGGTAAAGTGGTTGTCGCAAGTGCAAAAGGAGCTCCTTTATATGAAGTGGATTTGCAAACTTTAGAAGCCCGTCAGCTTTCCGGAAATTTAAACTTACATATCTATGACCTGGCAAGTAAATATTTTGCAAATGATAGGTCTGCTATAGCCATTACTTCTAATCACTTGGATATCTATCCAACTAAAGTAGATGAACGTTTTATTACCGTTGATGCTAATGATAAAAATATAAAAGGAAATCTAAAGATTGATATTTATGATATGTCCGGGAAGAGTGTATTGAAACACAATTTATCTGCAAAAGGAGGAACCGTAAATCAGAAAATAGATCTGGGCAATTTAGTGAGTGGTGCATATATAGTAAACATTACAGAAGACTCTGGTAAAATATTATTGAATAAGAAGATTCTAGTGACAAAATAA